GACGTGCTGCTGCTCGACGTGACCCCGCTTTCGCTGGGCATCGAGACGCTGGGCGGTGTATTCACCCGCATGATCGATCGCAACACGACGATCCCGACCAAGAAGACGCAGACCTATTCGACCGCGGAAGACAATCAGAATGCGGTGACCATCCGCGTCTTCCAGGGCGAGCGCGAAATGGCGGCCGACAACAAGCTGCTCGGCCAGTTCGACCTGGTCGGCATCCCGCCCGCACCGCGCGGTGTGCCGCAGATCGAAGTCACCTTCGACATCGACGCTAACGGCATCGTCAACGTCAGTGCCAAGGACAAGGGCACCGGCAAGGAACAGCAGATCCGCATCCAGGCTTCGGGCGGTCTCAGCGACGCCGACATCGACCAGATGGTCCAGGATGCCGAGAAGTTCGCCGAAGAAGACAAGAAGCGCCGCGAGTCTGCCGAAGCGCGCAACCAGGCCGATAGCCTGATTCACGCGACCGAGAAGCAGCTCGAGGAGCATGGCGACAAGATCGATGCCGATACCAAGTCGGCGGTCGAATCGGCACTGGCCGAGGCAAAAACCGCGCTCGAAAGCGACGACGTCGATGCCATCAATGCCAAGTCCCAGGCCCTGACCGAAGCGGCCATGAAGATGGGTCAGCAGATCTACGAGAAGGAGCAGGCTTCTGCCGCGGCTTCGGCCGATACCGGAGATGCCGGTGCCGCAGACAGCTCGGATGGCGACGAGGAAGTCGTCGATGCCGAGTTCTCGGAAGTCGACGAAGACAACAAGGGCTGATGTCCTGATGAAAACCTTGCCGCCGCCAGTGCAATTCGCGCTGGTGGCGGTTAGCGTTTGAGGGACGGGATCAAAATGTCAGCAACCGACATCGACTATTACGAGCTTCTCAACGTATCGCGCGACGCCGATGGCGCGGCGATCAAGAGCGCCTATCGCAAGCTCGCCATGCAATATCATCCCGATCGAAATCCGGGGTGCGGCGAGAGCGAGGCGCGGTTCAAGGCGATCAGCGCCGCCTACGACTGTCTCAAGGATCCGCAAAAGCGGGCGGCCTACGACCGCTTTGGCCACGCCGCGTTCCAGAACGGCATGGGCGGCGGGCATGGCCCGAGCGCAGGCGACTTCGGCGACATCGGCGACATTTTCGAGACCATTTTTGGTCAGGCCTTCGGCGGTGGCGGCGCGCGTCAGCAACCCCGCCGCGGTGCAGACCTGCGCTACGACATGGAAATCACGCTCGATGATGCGTTCCATGGCAAGACCCGGCAGATCGAGATCGAGGTCAGCCAGGCGTGCGGCACCTGTTCCGGCTCGGGCGCGACCCCGGGCACCGGCGAGCGCCAGTGCAACCTCTGCAACGGCTACGGCAAGGTCCGCGCGAAGCAGGGCTTCTTCATGGTCGAACGACCGTGCCCGACCTGCCATGGGCGGGGTGCGGTGATCGAAAGCCCGTGCAATGTCTGCCGCGGGGAAGGGCGGGTGGACCGCCCCCAGGCGCTCGAAGTGGAGATCCCCGCCGGGGTCGACACCGGCACCAGGATACGCCTGTCCGGCAAGGGCGAGGCGGGACCGCGCGGCGCACCGCCCGGCGACCTCTACATCTTCGTCCATGTGAAGCCGCACCCGGTATTCCATCGCGAAGGGACGACACTCGCGACGCGGGTGCCGGTCAGCTTTACCACCGCTGCGCTCGGCGGCAGCATCGACATTCCCGACCTGTCGGGCAAGTCCAACGCCGTCGAGATCCCTGCAGGCATCCAGTCGGGCAAGCAGCTCAGGGTGCGCGGGGCGGGCATGCCGGTCCTGCAAGGGCGCGGTCGCGGCGACCTCGTGGTCGAGATTGCGGTCGAGACCCCAACCAAGCTCAGCAAGAAGCAGCGCGAGATCCTCCAGCAATTCCGCGACACCGAAACGGGCGAGGAATGCCCCGAGAGCCGCGGCTTCTTCGACAAGCTCAAGGACGCTTTCGGCGGTTAGGCTTTCGGTCGGCCTGCTCGACAGAAGTCGGGACGCGGGCTAGGCAGGCGATCTGAAGGGAGATCGCCTCATGAATCGCCGCCTTTTCATTTCGTTACTCGGTACTTGCCTGGCCGCCGCACCCGCTGCCGCGCAGCAGGACATGGCCGACGTTCAAATCACTGCCGAGGAGATCGCTCCAGGCGTCGCAGTCCTGTTCGGACAGGGCGGCAATATCGGGGTCAGCCACGGCGAAGGCGGCACAGTGCTGATCGATGACCAGTTCGCGCCATTGTCTGCCAAGATCGAAGCGGCCGTTGCCGGCCTCGGTGCGAATCCCGTCCACTATGTGATCAACACCCATTGGCACGGCGACCACACCGGCGGGAACGAGCATTTCGGCAAGGCCGGGGCACATATCTTCGCACACAAGAACGTCCGCAAGCGCCTTAGCGTCGATCAGCAGCGTGGCGAGCGCGTGATCGCAGCCGCACCGGCAGCCGCGCTGCCGGTCGTGACCTACGACCGCGGGGTCAGGCTTCACCTCAACGGCGACACGATCGAGGTGATGTTCCTCGGCGGCGGTCACACCGATGGCGACAGCGTGGTGTTCTGGCGCGAGAAGAACGTCGTCCATATGGGCGATCTCTATTTCAAGATCGCCGGGTGGCCCTACATCGACACCAATTCGGGCGGCAATGTCGAACGGCTGCTGTTCTCGGTCGATTCAGCGCTGTCACTGATGGATGACGAGACCAAGGTCATCCCGGGTCACGGCCCGATGTCGAACAAGGCCGAGTTGATGGCTTATCGCAACGCGATCGGCGAGGCCGTGACGCGGATCAGGGCACTCAAGCAGTCGGGCAAGACAGTCGAAGAGGCGCAGGCCGCCAAGCCGCTTGAAAGCTTCCAGCGCGGAGAAGGCTTCATCGGCGCCGATGCGTTCATCGCCGCGATCTGGGACAGCCTCGACTAGTCGGACGCAGCCTCGGCGAACTTGTCCTCGACCTCGCGCCTGAGCTGGTCGATCAGGTGCATCTTGCACCTGCCGGCCAGGCTTTCCTCGTCGAGGATCGCGAGGAAAAGATCGCGCTTGAACTGACGGCACGATTCCTCGGGCAACTTTTCGTCGAGCGTGGAGCAGACGAGGTCGACCATGCGTTCGGCTCCGTGAAGCCTGCCCCACAAGTAATCGTTTTCGCGATAGGCGCGGCTGAAGAACGCACCGAAATTGTAGAACTCGATCCCGCGCAGCGTGGCCCGCGTTCCCCCTTCGCGGATCGAGCGGGCGTCGTCGGGCGAGATGCGATCGACCTTGATCGGATCGTATTCGCTCAGGTCCTCGTTGCGCAGCAGCGGCAGGGTGGCGATGTCATAGAACGGGAAGCCAAGATAGGTCAGCAGCATCCGCCGCTTGAGGTTCTTGGGCATCTGGTCGAGCGCTTCCGACAGCATCCGTTCGGCGCGTTCGTCGGTCTCCGGCAGCAATCGGGTTCTCGACAGGTGGTCGAGCAGCGATCCGGGATCGGCAAGGACGTTGGCGGCTAGCGCAGGGAATTCCGGGCCAAGCCCGTCGATCCCCTCATGCTGAAAATAGACCCCGAGTATCTCGTAGATTGCCTCGCGCGCGACATCGAGCGCTGGGTCCGAAATCTCGGGATCGTTTTCCCAATCGCGCGCCAGCCTCCGTGTCAGCAACCGCAGGCGCCGGATACGGAACCCGATGTCGTGCGCCCGGAAGAAACCGATCGCAGCCTCGCTAGCGCCTCCGCTCGGATCGGACAGGCTCGCCAATCCGCGCCGGTCGAGTTCCGCCCGCAAGACGTCCTCGATGGCCGCAGGATCGGGCAGCCCAAGCTCGGGCGCCGCTTCGAACGCGAGCAACGCGAGGTGCTCGATAATGCCGTTATACTTCGATTGCGCGTAGGAGTGGTAGGCGAACCCCGCCAGATCAGCCGCGGCCTGTTGCGCCTTCGCGCGCCAGGCGTGCAGCCGCTTGGGGGTAGGGCGATCGAGAAACAGGGTTCTGCCGAACAGTTTCTCGACCGCGCGTTCGACCTCGGGACGAAGCGCAGAAACCATACGCCGCAATCGTTCGGCGTCGCGCGACTGTTGCTCCAGCGCTTCGAGGTTGTCGCGGATTGGCTGTTCGCGCGGAATGATCGAGATCGAGCCGAAGATCGCGCTGAAGAAACCGACGGTACGGTCCTCTTCCTCGCGTTCCGATCCAAAGCGGTCGGGACGGGGATCGATATAGACAAAACGCCGGTCCACCTCGCGCTGGGCAGGCCGCCCTTCGAGCGCATCGATGGCTTCGCCGAACGGCTTGTTCACCAGCACCGATCCGTCGATCAGCGAGACGCGCTCCACCGAGCCATCGCGGACATGGACGGGCATGATCCGCTGGAGGAAATGCGCGCGATTGTCCCATTGGTGATCGTGGCGAAGGGCCAGGCGGTCGATCTCGCGCACCTGTAGCGGGGGAAAGGCGCCGGGGAAGCTGGCCGTTGCCCGCGCGGCAAATGTCAGCTCGAGCGGATCGGCCAGGTCGATATCGGCCGTCCCGGGCGCAACCGAGTGAAATCCCACTGGCATGCGGTGCTCGCTTTCCTGGACCACCGCCGGCGAATGCAAGCGCAGGAGCTCGAGGTGCCCGTGATAATCGGTCGTGGTGACGAACAGGTCGATCGGATGACCCGGCGGCAGGAGCGGAGGCTCGATCTTTCCGTCCCCCATGGCCGAGAAAGCATTGAACAACAGCCCCGAAAAATTGTCGCCGGAAAACGGAGGCTGGAACCACCGCC
This region of Altererythrobacter sp. CAU 1644 genomic DNA includes:
- the dnaJ gene encoding molecular chaperone DnaJ; the protein is MSATDIDYYELLNVSRDADGAAIKSAYRKLAMQYHPDRNPGCGESEARFKAISAAYDCLKDPQKRAAYDRFGHAAFQNGMGGGHGPSAGDFGDIGDIFETIFGQAFGGGGARQQPRRGADLRYDMEITLDDAFHGKTRQIEIEVSQACGTCSGSGATPGTGERQCNLCNGYGKVRAKQGFFMVERPCPTCHGRGAVIESPCNVCRGEGRVDRPQALEVEIPAGVDTGTRIRLSGKGEAGPRGAPPGDLYIFVHVKPHPVFHREGTTLATRVPVSFTTAALGGSIDIPDLSGKSNAVEIPAGIQSGKQLRVRGAGMPVLQGRGRGDLVVEIAVETPTKLSKKQREILQQFRDTETGEECPESRGFFDKLKDAFGG
- a CDS encoding MBL fold metallo-hydrolase encodes the protein MNRRLFISLLGTCLAAAPAAAQQDMADVQITAEEIAPGVAVLFGQGGNIGVSHGEGGTVLIDDQFAPLSAKIEAAVAGLGANPVHYVINTHWHGDHTGGNEHFGKAGAHIFAHKNVRKRLSVDQQRGERVIAAAPAAALPVVTYDRGVRLHLNGDTIEVMFLGGGHTDGDSVVFWREKNVVHMGDLYFKIAGWPYIDTNSGGNVERLLFSVDSALSLMDDETKVIPGHGPMSNKAELMAYRNAIGEAVTRIRALKQSGKTVEEAQAAKPLESFQRGEGFIGADAFIAAIWDSLD
- a CDS encoding patatin-like protein → MRQKELRLALVCYGGVSLAVYMHGVTKEIWQLARASRDFHAGRAPDSPVERIYCDLLRHIENEQVLRLRVLPDILTGSSAGGINAIFLAQAIHSGHSLEPLTDLWLEGADVDKLLDPDARPMWRFAKFWAQPIAWWLFTRPGNAVSESVAPETRAEVRHKVSRFVRGRWFQPPFSGDNFSGLLFNAFSAMGDGKIEPPLLPPGHPIDLFVTTTDYHGHLELLRLHSPAVVQESEHRMPVGFHSVAPGTADIDLADPLELTFAARATASFPGAFPPLQVREIDRLALRHDHQWDNRAHFLQRIMPVHVRDGSVERVSLIDGSVLVNKPFGEAIDALEGRPAQREVDRRFVYIDPRPDRFGSEREEEDRTVGFFSAIFGSISIIPREQPIRDNLEALEQQSRDAERLRRMVSALRPEVERAVEKLFGRTLFLDRPTPKRLHAWRAKAQQAAADLAGFAYHSYAQSKYNGIIEHLALLAFEAAPELGLPDPAAIEDVLRAELDRRGLASLSDPSGGASEAAIGFFRAHDIGFRIRRLRLLTRRLARDWENDPEISDPALDVAREAIYEILGVYFQHEGIDGLGPEFPALAANVLADPGSLLDHLSRTRLLPETDERAERMLSEALDQMPKNLKRRMLLTYLGFPFYDIATLPLLRNEDLSEYDPIKVDRISPDDARSIREGGTRATLRGIEFYNFGAFFSRAYRENDYLWGRLHGAERMVDLVCSTLDEKLPEESCRQFKRDLFLAILDEESLAGRCKMHLIDQLRREVEDKFAEAASD